Proteins from one Planctomyces sp. SH-PL62 genomic window:
- a CDS encoding formylmethanofuran dehydrogenase subunit A: MSSLCIAGGRVVDPANGVEDRVGDLWVRDGRIVAAPADPDARADRTIDARGYVVMPGGVDVHSHIAGSKVNAARIMRPEERRDEDRVMRRWRDFRSGTIGSVPSSFTTGYQYAGLGYTTAVDAAIPPLGARHAHAEFGDVPLVDKAMLILMGNNHAILDAVREGDFARVERTVAWLLDSSKGFGVKAVNPGGVEQWKQGGGRIAGWDDRVDHFDVSPRQIVVALAKAVDSLGLPHPLHFHGLNLGLPGNWAHALEGMQALDGLRFHLAHVQFHSYGGSPDHPEDIDAKVEPLADYVNTHEGVTVDVGQVMFGETTSMTADGPTGHYLANLLGRKWYNHDVEQEDGCGVSPIEYQDKNFIHALQWAIGLEWFLRVEDPWRVAMSTDHPNGASFRSYPEVIALLMDKNLRDETLARLPERVRARSGLGDLSREYTLAEIAVVTRAGPARILGLSHKGHLGIGADADVTIYAPDDDRRRMFALPRWVVKGGEVVVDDGELRSAPGGRTLFSALDVDPETRADLERRLAEEASFHPANFRLSVDDLAGPHAVSRPKPG; this comes from the coding sequence ATGAGCAGCCTGTGCATCGCAGGCGGACGCGTCGTCGACCCGGCGAACGGCGTCGAAGACCGCGTCGGGGACCTCTGGGTTCGTGACGGCCGTATCGTCGCGGCGCCGGCCGATCCGGACGCTCGGGCGGATCGGACGATCGACGCGAGGGGATACGTCGTCATGCCGGGGGGGGTGGACGTCCACTCCCACATCGCCGGCTCGAAGGTCAACGCCGCGCGGATCATGCGGCCGGAAGAGCGCCGCGACGAGGACCGCGTCATGCGGCGATGGCGGGACTTCCGATCGGGAACGATCGGCAGCGTCCCCAGTTCGTTCACGACGGGCTACCAGTATGCAGGGCTGGGCTACACGACGGCCGTCGACGCGGCGATCCCGCCGCTGGGCGCGCGTCACGCCCACGCCGAGTTCGGCGACGTACCGCTGGTCGACAAGGCTATGCTCATCCTGATGGGGAACAACCACGCGATCCTCGACGCCGTCCGCGAGGGCGACTTCGCGCGGGTCGAACGGACCGTGGCCTGGCTGCTGGACTCCTCGAAAGGTTTCGGCGTCAAGGCGGTGAACCCAGGCGGGGTGGAGCAGTGGAAGCAGGGGGGGGGCCGGATCGCCGGCTGGGACGACCGGGTCGACCACTTCGACGTGAGCCCCCGCCAGATCGTCGTCGCGCTGGCGAAGGCCGTCGACTCCCTGGGGCTGCCGCACCCCTTGCATTTCCACGGGCTGAACCTGGGCCTCCCCGGCAACTGGGCGCACGCTCTGGAAGGGATGCAGGCCCTCGACGGACTGCGATTCCACCTGGCGCACGTCCAGTTCCACAGCTACGGCGGCTCGCCCGACCACCCCGAGGACATCGACGCCAAGGTCGAGCCGCTGGCGGATTATGTGAACACCCACGAGGGTGTCACGGTCGACGTCGGCCAGGTGATGTTCGGCGAGACGACCAGCATGACGGCCGACGGCCCCACCGGACACTATCTGGCGAACCTCCTGGGCCGGAAGTGGTACAACCACGACGTCGAACAGGAGGACGGCTGCGGCGTTTCGCCCATCGAGTACCAGGACAAGAATTTCATCCACGCGCTCCAGTGGGCGATCGGCCTGGAGTGGTTCCTCCGGGTCGAGGACCCCTGGCGGGTGGCGATGTCGACCGACCATCCCAACGGGGCTTCGTTCCGCTCTTACCCGGAAGTCATCGCCCTCCTGATGGACAAGAACTTGCGGGACGAGACCCTGGCCCGGCTCCCGGAGCGGGTCAGGGCGAGGAGCGGGCTGGGCGACCTCTCGCGCGAATACACGCTGGCCGAGATCGCCGTCGTCACCCGCGCCGGGCCGGCCCGCATCCTCGGCCTGTCGCACAAGGGCCACCTCGGGATCGGGGCCGATGCCGACGTGACGATCTACGCTCCCGACGACGACCGCCGCCGGATGTTCGCCCTGCCTCGATGGGTGGTCAAGGGGGGCGAGGTCGTCGTCGACGACGGCGAGCTTCGGTCCGCCCCCGGCGGGCGGACGCTCTTCTCCGCGCTGGACGTCGACCCCGAGACCCGGGCCGACCTGGAGCGAAGGCTGGCGGAGGAGGCGTCGTTCCATCCGGCGAACTTTCGCCTGAGCGTCGACGACCTGGCCGGACCTCACGCCGTCTCCCGGCCGAAGCCGGGCTGA
- the fhcD gene encoding formylmethanofuran--tetrahydromethanopterin N-formyltransferase has translation MLLDGVLIVDTFAEAFPMTAARAIVTADSTRWAEIAGRTISGYATSVIGCDAEVAVERRLSPRETPDGRPGVSVLAFAFSREALEKALVNRVGQCVMTCPTTACYNGLPVGEKSIVVGGRLRYFGDGWQISKRLAGRRYWRLPVMDGEFVCEEAFGTVKGVAGGNLILLGTDPAGVLAAAEEAVTVMRTVEGVILPFPGGIARSGSKVGSKYKALRASTNTAYAPGLRGLVPTDLPADVRCAYEIVIDGLTLEAVERATAEGLRAGARASRGVVAATAGNYGGKLGPFHIRLHDVLKR, from the coding sequence ATGTTGCTGGACGGCGTCTTGATCGTGGATACGTTCGCGGAGGCGTTCCCGATGACCGCCGCGCGGGCCATCGTGACGGCCGACTCGACCCGCTGGGCCGAGATCGCGGGCCGGACGATCTCGGGATACGCGACGAGCGTCATCGGCTGCGACGCCGAGGTGGCCGTTGAGCGGCGGCTCTCCCCCAGGGAGACCCCCGACGGCCGTCCCGGCGTCAGCGTCCTGGCCTTCGCCTTCAGCCGCGAGGCTCTGGAAAAGGCCCTGGTAAACCGAGTCGGCCAGTGCGTGATGACCTGTCCGACGACCGCCTGCTACAACGGGCTGCCCGTGGGCGAGAAGTCGATCGTCGTCGGCGGCCGGCTCCGCTACTTCGGCGACGGCTGGCAGATCTCCAAACGTCTGGCCGGGCGGCGTTACTGGCGGCTTCCGGTGATGGACGGCGAGTTCGTCTGCGAGGAGGCCTTCGGCACCGTGAAGGGGGTCGCCGGCGGCAACCTCATCCTCCTGGGGACCGACCCTGCTGGCGTGCTGGCCGCCGCCGAGGAAGCCGTGACGGTCATGCGGACGGTCGAGGGGGTGATCCTGCCCTTTCCGGGGGGGATCGCGCGGTCCGGATCGAAGGTCGGGAGCAAGTACAAGGCCCTCCGCGCCAGCACCAACACCGCCTACGCGCCCGGCCTTCGGGGGTTGGTCCCGACCGACCTGCCGGCCGACGTGCGGTGCGCCTATGAGATCGTCATCGACGGCCTGACCCTGGAGGCCGTCGAGCGGGCCACGGCCGAGGGACTCCGGGCCGGGGCCCGCGCGTCCCGGGGCGTGGTCGCGGCGACGGCGGGGAACTACGGCGGGAAGCTCGGGCCGTTCCACATCCGGCTGCACGACGTTTTGAAGCGCTGA
- a CDS encoding SPFH domain-containing protein has protein sequence MEYLIGFFVLLFFGGVLFLIFGPFFTVQQQSAAIVQRFGKFARVGHPGLNFKVPIIETIAGRINLRVQQLDVRVETKTEDNVFVLVVVSVQYAVLPDKVYDAYYRLMDPHMQMSAFIFDVVRARVPLQKLDDVFEKKDEIADAVKNELAHVMYDFGYGIVKALVTDIEPDRKVKEAMNEINAAQRLRIAATEKGEADRILKVKAAEAEAQSKALQGKGIADQRRAIVEGLRESVDEFQKSVPGTSAQDVMNLVLMTQYFDTLKEIGATSRSNTILIPHTPGNLNDLTTQMRDAMISADLVTHEARVRPRPTGGNDVAHKESAGRDGGKH, from the coding sequence ATGGAATACCTGATCGGCTTTTTCGTCCTCCTGTTCTTCGGGGGCGTCCTGTTCCTGATCTTCGGCCCCTTCTTCACGGTCCAGCAGCAGTCCGCGGCGATCGTGCAGCGGTTCGGGAAGTTCGCGAGGGTGGGGCATCCGGGCCTGAACTTCAAGGTCCCGATCATCGAGACGATCGCCGGCCGGATCAACCTCCGGGTGCAGCAGCTCGACGTCCGGGTGGAGACCAAGACCGAGGACAACGTATTCGTGCTGGTCGTCGTGTCGGTCCAGTACGCCGTCCTGCCGGACAAGGTGTACGACGCCTACTATCGGCTGATGGACCCGCACATGCAGATGTCGGCGTTCATCTTCGACGTCGTCCGCGCCCGGGTCCCCTTGCAGAAGCTCGACGACGTGTTCGAGAAGAAGGACGAGATCGCCGACGCCGTGAAGAACGAGCTGGCGCACGTCATGTACGACTTCGGCTACGGCATCGTCAAGGCGCTGGTGACCGACATCGAGCCCGACCGCAAGGTGAAGGAGGCCATGAACGAGATCAACGCCGCTCAGCGGCTGCGGATCGCGGCCACCGAGAAGGGCGAGGCCGATCGGATCCTCAAGGTCAAGGCGGCCGAGGCCGAGGCTCAGAGCAAGGCGCTGCAGGGCAAGGGCATCGCCGACCAGCGGCGGGCGATCGTCGAGGGCCTCCGCGAGTCGGTCGACGAGTTCCAGAAGAGCGTCCCCGGCACGAGCGCCCAGGACGTCATGAACCTGGTGCTCATGACGCAGTACTTCGACACGCTCAAGGAGATCGGGGCGACCTCGCGGAGCAACACGATCCTGATCCCGCACACCCCCGGCAACCTCAACGACCTCACGACCCAGATGCGCGACGCCATGATCAGCGCCGACCTGGTCACTCACGAGGCCCGCGTCCGGCCTCGGCCCACGGGCGGCAACGACGTCGCCCACAAGGAATCGGCCGGCCGCGACGGTGGGAAGCACTGA
- a CDS encoding formylmethanofuran dehydrogenase subunit C has product MAMMLRWRSSTDLPVDGSPLKPETFRGLASADAARVPLRVGTARAELGELFDVDGDAQDERLVLEGDLGRVSRIGLGMTLGTLTVRGDVGFRFAAEMTGGLAELDGSCLDWAGAEMGGGLLRIRGDAGDGLGAAYPGSRRGMREGVIVVGGNAGNDVGMLLRRGLIAVRGGVGAGLGRGLIAGTIFACGPVGGSPGVGMKRGTLVLLGLDDPSPVVPPTFAFAGGFVFPYLNLYQSHLAGCGIELPTAVSSALLDRYNGDLASGGRGEILVPPPRPVLTVVSPT; this is encoded by the coding sequence ATGGCGATGATGCTCCGATGGCGGTCGTCGACCGATCTCCCGGTCGACGGCTCGCCCCTCAAGCCGGAAACCTTCCGCGGGCTGGCGTCGGCCGACGCCGCCCGCGTCCCCCTGCGCGTCGGCACCGCGAGAGCCGAACTCGGCGAATTGTTCGACGTCGATGGAGACGCCCAAGACGAGCGTCTGGTCCTGGAAGGGGACCTGGGCCGCGTCTCGCGGATCGGCCTGGGCATGACGCTCGGGACGCTCACGGTGCGTGGCGACGTCGGCTTCCGGTTCGCCGCCGAGATGACGGGAGGGCTGGCGGAACTCGACGGCTCTTGCCTCGACTGGGCGGGCGCCGAGATGGGCGGGGGGCTCCTCCGCATCCGTGGCGACGCCGGTGACGGCCTGGGGGCCGCCTACCCCGGAAGCCGCCGGGGGATGCGCGAGGGGGTGATCGTCGTCGGCGGCAACGCCGGGAACGACGTCGGGATGCTCCTGCGCCGGGGGCTGATCGCGGTCCGAGGCGGCGTCGGCGCGGGGCTCGGGCGCGGCCTGATCGCCGGGACCATCTTCGCCTGCGGCCCGGTCGGCGGGTCGCCGGGGGTGGGAATGAAGCGCGGGACGCTCGTCCTTTTGGGCCTGGACGATCCGTCGCCGGTCGTCCCGCCGACTTTCGCATTCGCCGGCGGGTTCGTCTTCCCCTATCTGAACCTCTATCAATCGCACCTGGCCGGGTGCGGGATCGAACTCCCCACCGCGGTATCCTCGGCGCTTCTCGACCGCTACAATGGCGATCTGGCGAGCGGCGGCCGGGGCGAGATCCTGGTTCCGCCGCCGCGTCCGGTCCTGACAGTCGTCTCTCCCACCTGA
- the mch gene encoding methenyltetrahydromethanopterin cyclohydrolase: MTSTLNARAAQIVETMIAGAEDRRIASHEVDGGGLFLDCGIKARGGLRAGLDLARVCLGGLAEVTIPMGEIDGRAVPLVQVWTDHPVRACLASQYAGWAISEGKYFAMGSGPMRAVRGKEPVFDAIGFREESETVVGVLETRKAPPPEVVAKIAHECGVEPWNVTLVAAPTASLAGGFQITARSVETALHKLAELKFDLGRIVSAHGTAPLPPIARDDLAAIGRTNDAILYGARVVLHVTGDDESLQEIGPRVPSSASRDFGEPFAAIFARYNNDFYAVDPHLFSPAEVAFQNLDTGRTHVFGAPRPEIVARSFWG, translated from the coding sequence ATGACGTCGACCCTCAACGCCCGCGCCGCGCAGATCGTCGAGACGATGATCGCCGGGGCGGAAGATCGCCGGATCGCCTCTCACGAGGTCGACGGCGGCGGCCTGTTCCTCGATTGCGGGATCAAGGCTCGCGGCGGCCTCCGCGCGGGGCTCGACCTGGCGCGGGTCTGCCTGGGAGGGCTGGCGGAGGTGACGATCCCGATGGGCGAGATCGACGGCCGCGCCGTCCCTCTCGTCCAGGTCTGGACGGACCACCCGGTCCGGGCCTGCCTGGCCAGCCAGTACGCCGGGTGGGCGATCTCCGAGGGTAAGTACTTCGCGATGGGCTCCGGGCCGATGCGTGCCGTGCGCGGCAAGGAGCCCGTTTTCGACGCGATCGGCTTCCGCGAGGAGTCTGAGACCGTCGTCGGCGTGCTGGAAACCCGCAAGGCCCCCCCGCCCGAGGTCGTCGCGAAGATCGCCCACGAGTGCGGCGTCGAGCCCTGGAACGTCACGCTGGTCGCCGCCCCCACCGCGAGCCTGGCCGGCGGGTTCCAGATCACGGCCCGATCGGTCGAGACCGCGCTGCACAAGCTGGCGGAGTTGAAGTTCGACCTCGGTCGGATCGTGTCCGCCCACGGGACGGCCCCGCTCCCTCCCATCGCCCGCGACGACCTCGCCGCCATCGGCCGCACGAACGACGCCATCCTTTACGGCGCCCGCGTGGTCCTCCACGTCACCGGCGACGACGAATCCCTCCAGGAGATCGGCCCGCGCGTCCCGTCGTCGGCCTCGCGCGACTTCGGCGAGCCCTTCGCCGCCATCTTCGCCCGCTACAATAACGACTTCTACGCCGTCGACCCCCACCTGTTCAGCCCGGCCGAGGTCGCCTTCCAGAACCTCGACACCGGCCGAACCCACGTCTTCGGCGCACCCCGCCCCGAGATCGTCGCGCGGTCGTTCTGGGGATGA
- a CDS encoding RimK family alpha-L-glutamate ligase, whose product MPTFAALVSGTGWHVEDLLRAASALDVSLHVLPFDEVEAAVGSGAGRVSAGGVALEAVDGVLVRMMPPGGLEQVVFRMDALHRLEVVGVPVWNPPRAVEAAVDKYLTLSLLERRGLPVPATWAGQTAAAALVAFDEFGGDVVVKPLFGSEGRGLMRVSHRELAWRSFHALERLGSVIYLQKWIRHPGHDLRLFVLGGQVLGAMRRTAQGDEWRTNVAIGGKAEAWTPDAEAERLAVAATEAVGAVFAGVDLIEDLDDGRRVLIEVNAVPGWRALSHATGLDVAAALLGSLREAVR is encoded by the coding sequence ATGCCGACTTTCGCCGCCTTGGTATCGGGAACGGGATGGCACGTCGAGGACCTGCTGCGCGCGGCCTCGGCGCTGGACGTCTCGCTGCACGTCCTGCCGTTCGACGAGGTCGAGGCCGCCGTCGGAAGCGGGGCGGGGCGGGTCTCGGCGGGAGGCGTCGCGCTGGAGGCGGTCGACGGCGTGCTGGTGCGGATGATGCCGCCCGGGGGGCTGGAGCAGGTCGTCTTCCGCATGGACGCGCTGCACCGACTTGAAGTGGTCGGCGTGCCGGTCTGGAACCCTCCTCGAGCCGTGGAAGCGGCCGTGGACAAGTACCTGACGCTGAGCCTGCTCGAACGTCGCGGCCTCCCCGTTCCGGCGACGTGGGCCGGTCAGACGGCGGCTGCGGCGCTGGTGGCCTTTGACGAATTTGGGGGGGACGTCGTGGTCAAGCCCCTGTTCGGCTCGGAGGGGCGGGGGCTGATGCGCGTGAGCCACCGCGAACTGGCCTGGCGCAGCTTCCACGCGCTCGAACGCCTGGGCTCGGTGATCTATCTCCAGAAGTGGATCCGGCATCCCGGCCACGACCTGCGGCTGTTCGTGCTCGGCGGCCAAGTCCTCGGGGCGATGCGTCGCACGGCCCAGGGGGACGAGTGGCGGACCAACGTCGCGATCGGCGGCAAGGCCGAAGCGTGGACGCCCGACGCCGAGGCCGAACGGCTGGCCGTCGCCGCGACCGAGGCCGTCGGCGCCGTGTTCGCCGGGGTGGATCTGATCGAGGACCTGGACGACGGCCGTCGCGTGCTGATCGAGGTCAACGCCGTGCCGGGCTGGCGGGCGCTGTCGCATGCGACGGGCCTCGACGTGGCCGCCGCCCTCCTCGGATCCTTGCGCGAGGCCGTGCGGTGA
- a CDS encoding triphosphoribosyl-dephospho-CoA synthase produces MNELSTGMLAQVACLLEATARKPGNVHRFADFRDLDYLDFLLAAAAVAGPLDRALEEGVGVAVLAAVEATRKVVATNANLGIILLLAPLAAVPRSEPLAEGLPRVLAATTVDDARLVYQAIRLANPGGLGRAEEQDVADEPTITLRDAMILAADRDLIARQYANGFQQVLDEGLPALKRRQAPGRPLEAAILGAFLELLADHPDSLIARKTDEATAREASRRARLVLDAGWPESGDGLAHARDLDRWMREDQNLRNPGATADLVAAVLFAALRDGTISLPRPPGPASWSGGPAY; encoded by the coding sequence GTGAACGAACTCTCGACCGGCATGCTGGCGCAGGTCGCCTGCCTCCTGGAAGCCACCGCGCGGAAGCCCGGAAACGTGCATCGGTTCGCCGACTTCCGCGACCTGGACTATCTGGACTTCCTGCTCGCCGCGGCGGCCGTGGCGGGCCCGCTCGACCGTGCGCTCGAAGAGGGGGTGGGAGTCGCCGTACTCGCCGCCGTCGAGGCGACGCGAAAGGTCGTCGCCACGAACGCGAACCTGGGGATCATCCTCCTCCTCGCGCCCCTGGCCGCCGTTCCCAGATCGGAACCCCTCGCCGAGGGCCTTCCTCGCGTGCTCGCGGCGACGACGGTCGACGACGCCCGACTCGTCTACCAGGCGATCCGCCTGGCGAACCCCGGGGGCCTGGGACGCGCCGAGGAGCAGGACGTGGCCGACGAGCCGACCATCACGCTCCGCGACGCCATGATCCTGGCCGCCGACCGCGACCTCATCGCCCGCCAGTATGCGAACGGCTTCCAGCAGGTCCTTGACGAAGGCCTCCCCGCGCTTAAGCGTCGCCAGGCCCCTGGTCGACCGCTCGAAGCGGCGATCCTCGGCGCGTTCCTGGAACTGCTCGCCGACCATCCCGATTCCCTGATCGCGCGGAAGACGGACGAGGCGACCGCCCGCGAGGCGTCGCGCCGCGCCCGGCTGGTGCTCGACGCCGGCTGGCCCGAGAGCGGCGACGGCCTCGCGCACGCTCGCGACCTGGACCGCTGGATGCGCGAGGATCAGAACCTCCGCAACCCGGGCGCGACGGCCGACCTCGTCGCGGCGGTCTTGTTCGCCGCACTCCGCGATGGGACAATCAGCCTGCCTCGACCGCCCGGCCCGGCCTCCTGGTCCGGCGGACCGGCCTACTGA
- a CDS encoding 6-pyruvoyl trahydropterin synthase family protein, producing the protein MPAVPVSRFKVRVTKDYLVFSSGHFITFDGDHCERIHGHNYRAAVEVDGDLDANAYVVDFIALRDMTRVITDELDHRMLLPAKSPLIALEVVGPNTVARYRDRYWSFPSDECVVLPIANTTAELIAEYIAGRLLEAMKARGWPSPRTLRVEVEECFGQSAEIELTP; encoded by the coding sequence ATGCCAGCCGTGCCCGTCTCGCGCTTCAAGGTCCGCGTCACGAAGGATTACCTGGTCTTTTCGTCGGGGCATTTCATCACCTTCGACGGCGACCACTGCGAGCGCATCCACGGCCACAACTACCGGGCGGCCGTGGAAGTGGACGGCGACCTCGACGCCAACGCGTACGTCGTCGACTTCATCGCCCTCCGCGACATGACGCGGGTGATCACCGACGAACTCGACCACAGGATGCTCCTCCCCGCCAAGAGCCCGCTCATCGCCCTGGAAGTCGTCGGCCCGAACACCGTCGCCCGCTACCGCGACCGATACTGGAGCTTCCCCAGCGACGAGTGCGTCGTCCTGCCGATCGCGAACACGACGGCCGAATTGATCGCCGAGTACATCGCGGGTCGGCTCCTCGAAGCCATGAAAGCCCGAGGTTGGCCCTCCCCGCGCACCCTCCGCGTCGAGGTCGAGGAGTGCTTCGGTCAGTCGGCCGAGATCGAGCTAACCCCCTGA
- a CDS encoding HisA/HisF-related TIM barrel protein — translation MKSKFQVIPVLDVLGGQAVHAVGGDRARYRPLRSILHPSPGLRELARAFRDSLGLATVYLADLDAITSGEGDPTRNAEIVDLGLGLWLDAGVRDERDVAPLLALDRVRVVAGLETLRGPDALANLLDACGPDRLIVSLDLRDGRPITPRREAWPEDDATALGLRILDMGVGRLILLDLSRVGRGSGMGTERLLDSLLRSHPHAEITVGGGVSRIEDLDECRDRGASAVLVGSALHDGRIDRRALERFLESSGG, via the coding sequence GTGAAATCGAAGTTCCAGGTTATTCCGGTGCTCGACGTTCTGGGCGGGCAGGCCGTCCACGCGGTCGGCGGCGATCGGGCGCGGTATCGGCCGTTGCGAAGCATCCTACACCCCTCGCCCGGCCTTCGGGAACTTGCGAGGGCCTTCCGCGATTCACTCGGCCTGGCGACGGTCTACTTGGCCGACCTCGACGCGATCACGAGCGGCGAGGGGGATCCGACACGCAATGCGGAAATCGTCGATCTCGGCCTGGGCCTCTGGCTCGACGCGGGAGTCCGCGATGAGCGCGACGTCGCCCCCCTCCTCGCCCTCGACCGGGTTCGCGTCGTCGCCGGCCTGGAAACCCTGCGAGGGCCGGACGCCCTCGCAAATCTCCTCGACGCGTGCGGCCCCGACCGCCTGATCGTCAGCCTGGACCTCCGGGACGGCCGACCGATCACGCCGAGGCGCGAGGCCTGGCCTGAAGACGACGCCACGGCCCTGGGGCTTCGGATCCTCGACATGGGCGTCGGCCGGCTCATCCTGCTCGACCTGAGCCGGGTGGGAAGGGGCTCGGGAATGGGCACGGAACGGCTCCTGGATTCCTTGCTCCGCTCCCATCCCCACGCCGAGATCACGGTCGGCGGGGGCGTCTCTCGGATCGAGGACCTGGACGAATGCCGAGATCGAGGTGCGTCGGCCGTGCTGGTCGGCTCGGCCTTGCATGACGGCCGGATCGATCGCCGGGCTCTGGAGCGTTTTCTCGAAAGCTCAGGGGGTTAG